One Fibrobacter sp. UWB10 DNA segment encodes these proteins:
- a CDS encoding TonB-dependent receptor, which translates to MKKMFIYKAATLALIFATVGAVSVRAQDDEITSIDDFLEETVPENSESANVSNSDAPAQTSASGVTQLDELSVESEIEAEQAKQAKKAESVATIDAAEMQNTSKTVSKAVNSASGVKVRKSGGMGSEGKVNIRGMEGKNIKVLVNGVPVETQGNLGLDDIPIDQIADIEVYKGYVPARFATDGAGGAINIITKKRPANSIDASYSLSSFNTHKASVTASHLIDSIVGGAGLEVGVSGYFNHSDNDYKFTSPYMKSSTGGDTSIVRDHDRYTSYNVQAFANLMNAWFDQVSLGVSYGAFEKEIQGDVNRIVDAMSEGYNFGATFGLDKKNIFVKDLNLGNHFSFGYGENKVIDTSRVHCRNWYSCDTAKKNVGELSSMGLPKLRTVQSYDFNDLLNLDYQFFKNQIVYWNTLFRYHKEDPEDDVGSEMVGFNTAGFPGKTISVTTGLSLEDNFFDSRLQNLLGFKFHYLKAEISNTSTSLLQQASVESNDYTDFSYDESLMFRIVKPLSIKGSYQHAVRLPTPDELFGDGVRVSAATNLKPEEADNFNVGLSLDLQEIPLFARFRFDGDVFYSYYKNRIHYMGTSQMSVPYFNMDPIRGWGYEGDAKLDVNEWVLLGTNWTFQDLRNIDYNAKQGILEDAIIPNIPRFFMNYMAEFHMGDILNKNDFVKFWWAANYTDEYYYGWKVSSRQSRKIDASFTQDLGIEYSVWENKLAWSFEVDNFMDETVYDKYGESKPGRTFATKIRYSFR; encoded by the coding sequence ATGAAAAAGATGTTTATTTACAAAGCAGCTACGCTTGCCCTTATATTTGCTACGGTTGGTGCGGTTTCGGTCCGTGCTCAAGATGATGAAATTACCTCGATAGACGATTTTCTAGAAGAAACTGTTCCAGAAAATTCGGAGTCTGCAAATGTGTCGAATTCAGATGCCCCTGCACAAACAAGTGCGTCGGGGGTCACTCAGCTAGATGAACTTTCGGTGGAATCTGAAATAGAAGCGGAACAGGCTAAACAGGCAAAAAAGGCCGAATCGGTTGCGACGATTGATGCTGCTGAAATGCAGAATACCAGCAAGACTGTTTCGAAGGCGGTCAATTCAGCTTCGGGCGTGAAGGTCCGTAAGTCGGGTGGCATGGGTAGCGAAGGCAAAGTCAACATTCGCGGCATGGAAGGCAAGAATATCAAGGTGCTCGTGAACGGTGTCCCTGTCGAAACACAGGGCAACTTGGGCCTCGACGATATTCCTATTGATCAGATTGCCGATATTGAAGTCTATAAGGGCTATGTTCCGGCGCGTTTTGCAACAGATGGTGCTGGCGGTGCTATCAATATTATTACCAAGAAACGTCCTGCCAATTCGATTGATGCTTCTTACAGCCTTTCGAGTTTTAATACGCACAAGGCCTCTGTAACGGCGAGCCATTTAATTGATAGTATTGTGGGTGGCGCAGGCTTGGAAGTGGGGGTGTCGGGGTATTTTAACCATTCCGACAACGATTACAAATTTACTTCGCCTTATATGAAAAGTTCTACGGGCGGAGATACGAGCATTGTTCGCGATCACGACCGTTACACCTCTTACAATGTACAGGCTTTTGCAAACTTGATGAATGCTTGGTTTGACCAGGTTTCGCTGGGCGTAAGCTACGGTGCGTTTGAAAAGGAAATTCAAGGCGATGTAAATCGTATTGTGGACGCAATGTCCGAAGGTTATAATTTCGGTGCGACTTTTGGGCTCGATAAGAAAAACATCTTTGTGAAGGACCTGAATTTGGGTAATCATTTTTCGTTCGGATATGGCGAAAATAAAGTCATTGATACGAGCCGAGTGCATTGCCGCAATTGGTATAGCTGCGATACCGCCAAGAAGAATGTGGGCGAACTTTCGTCAATGGGACTCCCAAAATTGAGGACTGTTCAGTCGTACGATTTCAATGATTTGCTGAATCTGGATTATCAGTTCTTCAAGAATCAGATTGTTTACTGGAATACGCTTTTTAGGTATCATAAGGAAGACCCTGAAGATGATGTGGGCTCCGAAATGGTTGGCTTTAATACGGCCGGTTTCCCTGGAAAGACGATTTCTGTGACGACGGGCCTTTCGCTTGAAGATAATTTCTTTGATTCTAGGTTGCAGAACTTACTTGGTTTCAAATTTCACTACTTGAAGGCTGAAATTTCTAACACATCGACGAGCTTGTTGCAGCAGGCTTCTGTAGAATCGAACGATTATACGGATTTCAGTTACGATGAAAGCTTGATGTTTAGGATTGTAAAGCCGCTTTCAATCAAGGGCTCTTACCAGCATGCGGTGCGCTTGCCCACGCCTGACGAACTCTTTGGCGATGGGGTGCGCGTGAGTGCCGCGACAAATCTCAAGCCCGAAGAAGCTGACAATTTTAACGTGGGACTGTCTCTTGATTTGCAGGAAATCCCGTTGTTTGCACGATTCCGATTTGACGGAGACGTGTTTTATTCCTATTACAAGAACCGCATCCATTATATGGGTACTTCACAAATGTCGGTGCCGTACTTTAACATGGACCCGATTCGCGGCTGGGGCTACGAAGGCGACGCAAAACTCGATGTGAATGAATGGGTGCTGCTCGGAACGAACTGGACTTTCCAGGATTTGCGCAATATAGATTATAACGCCAAGCAGGGAATTCTTGAAGATGCAATCATCCCGAACATTCCTCGGTTCTTTATGAATTATATGGCCGAATTCCACATGGGTGATATACTCAACAAGAACGATTTTGTCAAGTTCTGGTGGGCTGCAAATTACACCGATGAATACTATTACGGCTGGAAAGTCAGTTCCCGCCAGAGTAGAAAAATCGATGCGTCGTTCACGCAGGATTTAGGTATTGAATATTCCGTGTGGGAAAACAAACTCGCCTGGAGCTTTGAAGTCGATAACTTTATGGACGAAACCGTTTACGATAAGTATGGAGAATCTAAACCGGGACGCACTTTCGCGACTAAGATTAGATACAGTTTTAGGTAG
- a CDS encoding DUF1490 domain-containing protein: MSVWKNEKFWLVMAGAVGSAIAKKILKAPKTREYAVKGLAQGMKFTADAKATFQDMKDEAADICNDAKKEAEAK, from the coding sequence ATGTCCGTATGGAAAAATGAAAAGTTCTGGTTGGTGATGGCTGGTGCTGTAGGCTCCGCTATTGCAAAGAAAATCCTCAAGGCTCCGAAGACTCGCGAATATGCCGTCAAGGGACTTGCTCAGGGCATGAAGTTCACTGCCGACGCTAAGGCCACCTTCCAAGACATGAAGGACGAAGCTGCCGACATCTGCAACGACGCAAAGAAAGAAGCAGAAGCGAAGTAA
- a CDS encoding heavy metal translocating P-type ATPase has product MKFKIVYDQPGRIRFRAGAYAFEKMHEPRIHMVCVSEPYVQKAVVHSENGGILLEYEDGYREQVIDFVRNLNIANLPEIEPDTEYQLQALDTDFKNKLAFMIARRYLAKLFIPAPIRTVHLIYRGLKFVAKGLNCLGEGKLSVEVLDGAAIGASILQRNYESAGTIMFLLNVSSLLEDYTKARTRTALTASLAVKVDKVWVVRDGVDVQVRMQDVQVGDLVRVRSGSMIPVDGTVTEGDAFVNEATMTGESQAVHKTVGKSVFAGTIVDEGSIVVSVRAVSGNTKIQKIIELIDRSEDLKASIQSRAERLADGIVPFSFLGFGLTLLFTRNITKAVSILMVDYSCAIKLSTPISVISALREAADRNMTVKGGKYLEEFALADTIVFDKTGTLTKAEPKLERVIPFGNRSEDEILRIAACIEEHFPHSMARAIVRGAAERGIDHEEEHADVKYIVAHGIATTLDGERAVIGSKHFVVEDEKIAVGEAEQKKIDELAGAASVIYLAIGGNLAGVLCISDPPRDEAAEAVRMLRERGIKHVAMITGDSQKAAERTAQLLGIDTFFAQVLPEDKHRYVEQMKAEGRRVIMVGDGINDAPALAAANVSVAMSDASDIARETADVTLRSEDLRDLAELRTLSTLLMERIQANYRFIVAFNTSLLAAGFFGFLAPSTSALLHNLSTMGICAKSMTPLKQK; this is encoded by the coding sequence ATGAAATTCAAGATTGTTTACGATCAGCCGGGGCGAATCCGCTTTCGGGCGGGGGCCTACGCATTTGAAAAAATGCATGAACCGCGCATCCACATGGTATGCGTGAGTGAACCTTATGTCCAGAAAGCGGTAGTCCATTCGGAAAACGGCGGTATTCTGCTGGAATACGAAGATGGCTATCGTGAACAGGTGATTGATTTCGTTCGAAATCTGAACATTGCAAATCTTCCGGAAATCGAACCCGATACCGAATATCAGCTGCAGGCTCTTGATACGGATTTCAAGAATAAGCTCGCGTTCATGATTGCGCGGCGTTACTTGGCCAAGTTGTTTATTCCGGCTCCTATCCGCACGGTGCACCTGATTTACAGGGGCCTCAAGTTTGTGGCTAAGGGCTTGAATTGCCTTGGTGAAGGAAAGCTTTCTGTCGAGGTGTTAGATGGAGCCGCTATCGGAGCGAGCATCCTGCAGCGCAATTACGAATCGGCGGGAACCATTATGTTCTTGCTGAACGTAAGTAGCCTTTTGGAAGATTATACTAAGGCGCGTACCCGCACCGCCCTTACTGCAAGTCTTGCCGTGAAGGTGGACAAGGTGTGGGTTGTTCGCGATGGTGTCGATGTTCAGGTGCGCATGCAGGACGTTCAGGTGGGCGACCTTGTGCGTGTGCGTTCCGGCAGCATGATTCCGGTGGATGGAACCGTTACCGAAGGCGATGCCTTTGTGAACGAAGCGACCATGACGGGCGAATCGCAGGCGGTTCATAAGACGGTCGGAAAGTCCGTTTTTGCGGGCACCATCGTAGATGAGGGCTCGATTGTCGTGTCGGTGCGTGCCGTGAGTGGCAATACCAAGATTCAGAAGATTATCGAGCTTATCGATCGCTCCGAGGACTTGAAGGCTTCTATCCAGAGCCGTGCTGAACGCTTGGCTGATGGTATTGTGCCGTTCAGTTTCCTCGGTTTCGGGCTCACGCTCTTGTTTACCCGCAACATCACTAAGGCCGTCTCGATTCTGATGGTGGATTATTCTTGCGCCATCAAGCTTTCGACCCCGATTTCGGTGATTTCTGCGCTGCGCGAAGCCGCTGACCGCAACATGACCGTGAAGGGCGGCAAGTACCTGGAAGAATTTGCGCTTGCCGATACCATTGTTTTCGACAAGACAGGAACTCTCACCAAGGCGGAACCGAAACTTGAACGTGTTATTCCGTTCGGAAACCGCAGCGAAGACGAAATCCTTCGCATCGCCGCTTGCATCGAGGAGCATTTCCCGCATAGCATGGCGCGCGCCATTGTGCGCGGGGCTGCCGAAAGGGGAATCGACCACGAAGAAGAACACGCTGACGTGAAGTACATTGTGGCACATGGAATCGCGACGACTCTCGATGGCGAACGCGCTGTTATCGGTAGCAAGCATTTCGTAGTCGAAGACGAAAAAATCGCGGTGGGCGAGGCGGAACAGAAAAAGATTGACGAACTCGCCGGAGCCGCTTCTGTGATTTACCTAGCCATTGGCGGAAACCTTGCGGGCGTACTTTGCATTAGCGACCCTCCGCGTGATGAAGCTGCCGAAGCGGTTCGCATGCTCCGCGAACGCGGAATCAAGCATGTGGCGATGATTACTGGCGATAGCCAGAAAGCTGCTGAACGTACAGCTCAACTTTTGGGCATTGACACCTTCTTTGCGCAGGTGCTGCCCGAAGACAAGCACCGCTATGTGGAACAGATGAAGGCGGAAGGCCGCCGCGTGATTATGGTGGGCGATGGAATTAACGATGCGCCCGCCCTTGCCGCCGCGAATGTGTCGGTTGCTATGAGTGACGCCAGCGATATTGCCCGCGAAACGGCAGATGTGACGCTCCGCAGCGAAGATTTGCGCGATCTCGCCGAACTCCGTACGTTGAGTACGCTGCTTATGGAACGTATCCAGGCGAATTACCGCTTTATTGTGGCCTTCAACACGTCGTTACTGGCGGCAGGCTTCTTCGGTTTCTTGGCGCCCTCGACCTCGGCCTTGTTGCACAACCTCTCGACCATGGGAATCTGTGCCAAGAGCATGACGCCGTTGAAGCAGAAATAG
- a CDS encoding AAA family ATPase, protein MPVQINALELQKILEITPASQNIMLTGKHGIGKSQILEKFFAERGEKVVILFLGQMSDPGDLIGLPRLDEKTGKTYFMPPYWFPTDGTPVVLFLDELNRARPEVLQTIMDLTLNCTLAGRKLPEGSRVISAVNDGEEYQLTDLDPALVSRFNIYNFLPTVQEWLLWATKAGLDKRVLDFISRYPEMLDGKEFSREDQGLEKSPDRRGWERVSKILQQNEAEPLLKTVVAGIIGMPAASKFFAFFNQKLLPNAKEILLGSFANIKSTLKKCTTPELATINEELFRFIETKGFAENDESVVSKNLLAYFSFLTDTKKREAQAHFANQFSSSQYPTAMTFIIMHCPELFKEITSFVKSI, encoded by the coding sequence ATGCCTGTACAGATTAACGCATTAGAGTTACAGAAAATTCTAGAAATTACTCCAGCATCACAAAATATCATGCTTACGGGGAAGCATGGTATTGGAAAATCGCAGATTTTGGAGAAATTCTTTGCCGAACGGGGTGAAAAAGTTGTCATTCTTTTCCTTGGTCAGATGAGTGACCCAGGCGATTTGATTGGGCTCCCGCGACTTGACGAAAAAACGGGCAAAACGTATTTTATGCCCCCATATTGGTTCCCGACAGACGGGACTCCAGTCGTTCTCTTTTTAGATGAACTCAATCGTGCCCGTCCAGAAGTATTGCAGACGATTATGGATTTGACGCTAAATTGTACGCTTGCAGGTCGCAAACTTCCTGAAGGTTCTCGGGTCATCAGCGCGGTCAATGACGGTGAGGAGTATCAATTAACCGACCTCGATCCCGCTTTAGTAAGTCGTTTTAACATCTACAATTTTCTGCCCACTGTTCAAGAATGGTTGTTGTGGGCGACAAAAGCAGGCTTAGATAAGCGTGTACTTGACTTTATTTCAAGATACCCCGAAATGCTTGACGGAAAGGAATTCTCGCGAGAAGATCAAGGACTAGAAAAATCTCCTGACCGAAGAGGTTGGGAGCGAGTGTCTAAAATTTTGCAGCAAAACGAAGCGGAACCACTGTTAAAGACCGTTGTTGCGGGAATTATCGGAATGCCTGCGGCATCAAAGTTCTTCGCATTCTTTAATCAAAAACTTTTGCCAAATGCAAAGGAAATATTGCTTGGATCCTTCGCGAACATCAAATCAACTCTGAAGAAATGCACAACTCCAGAATTAGCGACCATCAACGAGGAATTATTCCGCTTTATAGAAACTAAGGGCTTCGCAGAAAATGACGAAAGTGTGGTCTCAAAGAATCTGTTGGCATATTTTTCTTTTCTGACAGACACGAAAAAACGAGAGGCTCAGGCTCATTTTGCCAATCAGTTTTCATCTTCGCAATATCCCACTGCAATGACATTCATCATTATGCATTGTCCTGAATTGTTCAAAGAAATAACGTCATTCGTAAAATCAATATGA
- a CDS encoding VWA-like domain-containing protein, which yields MTAIERIKKISEEWFLTEPLLFVAYCSHELCENSEISVPMRTGNRKIEFSPQILDKTSDEMLEEYLKIEIFRILLKHPYQRQPPFAQKALLAMASNVTIADVYEVPKVIKDQMSGTEYSLPTGLCFEEYYCLLKENPSTKTNGANFGDHAEKKQSQSENSEYEINSNEKGNGKVECGSNENLQNIHNAQIAGLWEEDDESCCAINDLIEVALANNTWGTVPGQMQSLIKVSLKVDMDYRKMLSTFKTSVISSKRYLTRMRPNRRFGFNAMGNRYKLATNLLIAIDVSGSVTDRSISFFLSVLNRFFKYGVEKVDVLQFDANIQGDIKPFKKACKAIEVVGRGGTSFQPAADYYCAHPEYDGLIFFTDGYAKLPVYKTKRPIDVLWVLCSKNAYKDNCGWIRKLKRNRVTYIPRNE from the coding sequence ATGACCGCTATTGAAAGAATCAAGAAAATAAGTGAAGAGTGGTTCTTGACGGAACCTCTACTTTTTGTCGCATACTGTAGCCATGAATTATGCGAGAATTCTGAGATAAGTGTTCCTATGCGAACTGGAAATCGAAAAATTGAGTTTTCGCCTCAAATTCTTGACAAAACATCTGACGAAATGTTGGAGGAATATTTGAAAATTGAAATATTCCGAATACTACTAAAACACCCCTACCAACGGCAGCCCCCTTTTGCACAAAAGGCTTTGCTTGCCATGGCGAGTAATGTTACTATTGCCGATGTTTATGAAGTTCCGAAAGTAATTAAAGATCAAATGAGTGGAACAGAATATTCTTTGCCAACTGGTTTATGTTTTGAAGAATACTACTGTCTATTAAAAGAAAATCCCTCGACGAAAACAAATGGGGCAAATTTTGGAGACCATGCAGAAAAAAAGCAATCGCAAAGTGAAAATAGTGAATATGAAATCAATTCCAATGAAAAGGGAAACGGTAAAGTAGAATGCGGCTCGAATGAAAATCTGCAAAATATCCACAATGCACAAATAGCGGGACTTTGGGAAGAAGACGATGAATCTTGCTGCGCTATAAATGACTTAATTGAAGTCGCTTTGGCGAATAATACGTGGGGCACTGTTCCCGGTCAAATGCAGAGCCTTATTAAGGTGAGCCTAAAAGTGGATATGGATTACCGTAAAATGTTAAGTACATTTAAAACTTCGGTAATTTCAAGCAAGCGATATCTTACGCGGATGCGGCCTAATCGTCGTTTCGGATTCAATGCAATGGGAAATCGTTATAAACTGGCGACAAATTTGCTCATTGCTATTGATGTAAGCGGTTCCGTAACAGATAGAAGCATTTCTTTCTTTTTGTCGGTACTCAATAGATTTTTCAAGTATGGTGTCGAAAAAGTGGATGTCCTCCAATTTGATGCAAATATTCAAGGTGACATAAAGCCTTTTAAAAAGGCCTGCAAAGCTATTGAAGTTGTAGGGCGAGGAGGAACAAGTTTTCAGCCGGCTGCGGATTACTATTGCGCCCATCCGGAATATGACGGGTTGATTTTCTTTACCGATGGATACGCCAAACTTCCCGTTTACAAAACTAAGCGCCCTATTGATGTATTGTGGGTCCTTTGTAGTAAAAATGCGTATAAAGATAACTGCGGATGGATTAGAAAATTAAAACGGAACCGAGTCACTTACATACCGAGGAATGAATGA
- a CDS encoding phospholipase D-like domain-containing protein → MLYSVNFNKDNINSFVNSDEDEQKKELITEKLKKLKTIQSLSFEQLTNRMKEKEVVKVVSCYYGINQLNDFLKNLTGRNRSTDVILCATGVSKENWDVQVKALLDDKMGVRLGQRQNVYLYTKFALLHSKIYFSKSIRYSSAYGATCLLGSANLSQNAFECNEEILADIYDDETKNAVENYIDFILSDKDNLIDIRALQNQKRKEGANFKLDLTNYGQQTTSVLDCLLSGYLAFKCSRNFSLGFSNDDWRKEINNTTENTEYIKNQKTLDMAAVLGVEGLDEFNDDSEEEKKSDSTSQKKHRISIRANSIETCFGYWVPQEAIAKIYSLIKNPQKEDDYKKIKEVIKGALENNQKKLTDDVHKRLMKAFDDVGLAESRRDYFEAKIVDHIETKLRYYEKNKSLYLSGCYFITPMPNFFEDPTTKLEFLDSFWENVQFRRDSNYIAKNIYNLFKGDGDEMMDLSNELNEVWD, encoded by the coding sequence ATGCTTTATAGTGTCAATTTCAATAAAGACAATATAAATTCCTTCGTTAATTCCGATGAGGATGAACAGAAAAAAGAATTAATAACGGAGAAACTCAAAAAATTGAAGACTATACAAAGTCTTTCTTTTGAACAATTAACAAATCGAATGAAAGAAAAGGAAGTTGTCAAAGTTGTTAGCTGCTATTATGGTATAAATCAATTAAATGATTTCTTAAAAAATTTAACCGGGAGAAATCGGTCTACTGATGTTATTCTTTGTGCAACTGGAGTCTCTAAGGAAAATTGGGATGTTCAAGTGAAAGCGTTATTAGATGATAAAATGGGCGTTCGATTGGGACAACGGCAAAATGTTTACTTGTATACGAAATTTGCTTTATTGCATTCTAAAATCTATTTCTCTAAAAGTATTCGCTATTCATCTGCTTATGGGGCTACATGCCTTTTGGGAAGCGCCAATCTTAGTCAAAATGCATTTGAATGCAACGAGGAAATTTTAGCTGATATATATGATGATGAAACAAAAAATGCTGTTGAAAACTATATAGATTTCATTTTAAGTGATAAAGACAACCTTATTGATATTAGGGCTTTGCAAAACCAAAAACGAAAGGAAGGGGCAAACTTTAAACTTGATTTGACAAATTACGGACAACAAACAACAAGTGTGTTAGATTGCTTGTTGTCTGGCTATTTGGCTTTTAAGTGCAGTCGTAATTTTTCTTTAGGTTTTTCGAATGACGATTGGAGAAAGGAAATCAATAATACTACAGAGAACACTGAATATATAAAAAATCAAAAAACTCTTGATATGGCCGCTGTTTTGGGTGTCGAGGGGTTAGATGAATTTAATGATGATTCAGAGGAAGAAAAAAAATCAGACTCAACATCACAAAAGAAACATCGTATTTCAATAAGAGCAAATTCAATAGAAACATGCTTTGGATATTGGGTTCCTCAAGAAGCTATTGCTAAAATATATTCTTTAATAAAAAATCCACAAAAAGAGGATGATTACAAAAAAATTAAAGAGGTGATTAAAGGAGCGCTTGAAAACAATCAAAAAAAACTAACAGATGACGTGCATAAAAGGTTGATGAAAGCTTTTGATGATGTCGGATTGGCTGAATCAAGGAGAGATTATTTTGAAGCTAAAATTGTTGATCATATAGAAACAAAGTTGCGTTACTATGAAAAAAATAAGAGTCTCTACCTTTCTGGCTGTTATTTTATTACGCCCATGCCGAATTTCTTTGAAGATCCTACCACTAAATTGGAGTTCCTAGATTCTTTTTGGGAGAATGTACAATTTAGAAGAGATTCAAACTATATTGCTAAAAATATATATAATCTTTTTAAGGGAGATGGCGATGAAATGATGGATTTGTCTAATGAACTGAATGAAGTTTGGGATTAA
- a CDS encoding ORF6N domain-containing protein produces MKNDVTAIAKSEFSLIDENMLKSRIYTIRGLKVMLDADLAEIYGYSTKAFNQQVKNNIEKFDEDFRFQLCRNEYREILGSKFLTLEQGKYSKTSPYAFTEQGIYMLMTVLKGERATAQSKALIRLFKQMKDYIIAENRNLLGYDGIAQIAVQTERNTKDIADIQSDLQKVMENFVDPSTFKHFLILDGRRLDADVAYTQIYGMAKKSITIIDDYVGVKTLDLLRGIAKGVSVTIYSDENGYESLTEQIQKDFLKARPDVKFNKKETKEKFHDRYIFLDYGLRGEKLFHCGASSKDAGNKITTIMQIENTEIYHVLVEKLSVKPQL; encoded by the coding sequence ATGAAGAACGATGTAACGGCGATTGCCAAATCCGAATTTTCCCTGATAGACGAAAATATGCTCAAGTCGCGGATATATACAATTCGCGGGCTCAAGGTCATGCTTGATGCCGACTTGGCGGAAATTTATGGATATAGTACGAAGGCTTTTAACCAACAGGTTAAGAATAATATCGAAAAATTTGATGAAGACTTTCGATTTCAGCTGTGTAGAAATGAATACCGTGAAATTCTAGGGTCAAAATTTTTGACCCTAGAACAGGGAAAATATTCAAAAACAAGCCCTTACGCCTTTACTGAGCAAGGCATTTACATGCTTATGACCGTTCTTAAAGGTGAGCGAGCGACGGCGCAAAGCAAGGCTCTTATCCGTCTTTTTAAGCAGATGAAGGACTACATCATTGCGGAAAATCGGAATTTATTGGGTTATGACGGCATTGCCCAAATTGCCGTGCAAACGGAACGGAATACCAAGGATATTGCGGACATTCAGTCCGACCTTCAGAAGGTTATGGAAAATTTTGTCGATCCTTCGACTTTCAAGCATTTCTTGATTTTGGATGGGCGGAGGCTGGACGCTGATGTCGCCTATACGCAAATTTACGGTATGGCGAAGAAGTCCATCACGATTATCGATGACTATGTCGGTGTAAAGACGCTTGACCTGCTGCGCGGAATCGCCAAGGGCGTTTCCGTAACGATCTATAGCGATGAAAATGGTTACGAATCACTGACTGAACAGATTCAGAAGGATTTCTTGAAGGCGCGCCCTGATGTTAAATTCAATAAGAAAGAAACGAAAGAAAAATTCCACGACCGCTATATCTTTCTGGACTACGGATTAAGAGGAGAAAAACTTTTCCACTGCGGCGCTTCAAGTAAAGATGCGGGCAACAAAATCACTACCATCATGCAGATTGAAAACACGGAAATTTATCATGTTTTGGTGGAAAAATTATCCGTCAAGCCTCAGTTATGA
- a CDS encoding WYL domain-containing protein: protein MAEITRGERTVQLFALLISNPSRAYTINDLMAALEIPENERRNVQRDMNFLASINGGAYIRVSGDRRAYLYQSAIKSADNLLFPNFENTMLHFVFLQRIANMYPAASETVTDLLEKIQKSLPSNEKKAVEQLAQDLNSRILFAGTPPMFEEDSSEKLKVILRAIHERRKILVTYISETGNIPHMRIPLMVILYQGEIYIGCESQSHPGETYTLKFRRIQKVELTKETFQDNPKTLEMLRKRVQLGSAIFGPQDPNAEDVEIIFKDDVQAYLEERPFQRSMKVEKLRNGRLLVTMKALNDDLLFRWVLSYADSAEVIKPISLRKKLRDFSFFLDSTYRQNPWR, encoded by the coding sequence ATGGCAGAAATTACCCGCGGCGAACGCACCGTCCAGCTTTTTGCGCTCCTGATTTCGAATCCGAGCAGAGCCTACACCATCAACGATTTGATGGCCGCATTGGAGATTCCTGAAAACGAGCGTCGCAATGTGCAACGAGATATGAATTTCCTTGCCTCCATTAATGGAGGCGCCTATATCCGCGTGAGCGGCGACCGACGAGCCTACCTTTATCAATCTGCAATTAAATCGGCGGACAACCTGTTGTTCCCGAATTTTGAAAACACCATGCTGCATTTCGTGTTCCTGCAGCGCATCGCGAATATGTACCCCGCCGCAAGCGAGACTGTCACGGATCTGCTTGAAAAAATCCAGAAAAGTCTGCCTTCGAACGAAAAAAAGGCCGTGGAACAGCTCGCTCAAGACCTGAATTCGCGAATTCTTTTTGCGGGAACCCCTCCCATGTTCGAGGAAGATTCCAGCGAAAAACTCAAGGTGATTCTGCGGGCGATTCACGAACGCCGAAAAATCCTCGTCACCTATATCAGCGAAACTGGGAATATCCCTCATATGCGGATTCCGCTGATGGTCATCTTGTACCAGGGCGAAATCTACATCGGTTGCGAGTCGCAGTCGCATCCTGGCGAGACTTATACACTCAAATTCCGTCGAATTCAGAAGGTCGAACTCACCAAGGAAACCTTTCAGGACAACCCAAAGACTCTTGAAATGTTGCGCAAGCGTGTGCAGCTCGGTTCTGCCATTTTTGGGCCGCAAGACCCGAATGCCGAAGATGTCGAAATCATTTTCAAGGATGATGTGCAGGCCTACCTTGAAGAAAGACCTTTCCAAAGATCCATGAAAGTGGAAAAACTTCGCAATGGTCGCCTACTTGTCACGATGAAAGCTCTCAACGACGATCTTCTTTTCCGCTGGGTACTCTCATACGCCGATAGTGCCGAAGTCATCAAACCTATTTCGCTCCGCAAAAAGCTCCGCGACTTTTCGTTTTTCCTCGACAGCACCTACCGCCAAAACCCCTGGCGGTAA
- a CDS encoding metal-dependent transcriptional regulator, with the protein MDHTKLTQSLEDYLEMVHMLRLANGLARVKDIAAALAVKMPSVAKAMVELKKMGLVRQEPYSGVELTEEGERVAAMILNRHILLKGFLIKLGVSEAIADKDACSMEHILSAETLGKIEDFVKPSNAIASAKVSSVKKLRVVKNTK; encoded by the coding sequence ATGGACCATACGAAACTAACTCAAAGTTTAGAAGACTACTTGGAAATGGTGCACATGTTGCGCTTGGCGAACGGGCTTGCCCGCGTCAAGGATATTGCGGCGGCTCTTGCCGTGAAAATGCCGTCGGTCGCAAAGGCCATGGTTGAACTCAAGAAGATGGGCCTTGTAAGGCAGGAACCCTACAGCGGTGTAGAACTCACCGAAGAGGGCGAACGCGTTGCCGCCATGATTTTGAACCGTCATATTCTTCTGAAGGGATTCCTGATTAAGCTGGGCGTGTCCGAGGCGATTGCCGATAAGGATGCCTGCAGTATGGAACATATTCTTTCGGCAGAAACGCTCGGTAAGATTGAAGATTTTGTGAAACCGTCGAATGCGATTGCCTCGGCAAAAGTTTCTTCGGTGAAAAAACTAAGGGTTGTCAAAAACACAAAGTAA